The Aspergillus nidulans FGSC A4 chromosome VIII genome contains the following window.
TTCGGTCCCAGAGGAGCGGAACTATCGTGAATATCGGATCGATGTCCGCGTGGGAGACGTATCCCGGAGTGGGGCCTTACTCTGCCTCTAAGGCAGCTTTGCGTTGTATGTTTTCATCTCTCCAGTTCGTCATTTTTTGTAATCATTATTAAGGTTAGATACAGATGCCACCGAGGCCTTGTCGCAAGAACTTGGTCCAACCGGGATAAAAACCCTCCTTGTCGAACCAGGCCAGTTTCGCACTGAGCTCTTGGGTCCATCGAACAGTGTGTTTGTTGAGACGAAGATCCCCGAGTATCAAGACGCAGCGAATGCGTCGTTCGGGGCGTTTCGGAGTGCCCATAGTAGACAGAGGGGGGATCCGGTGAAGGGGGTGGCAAGGATTATTGATGTGGTGAAAGGGGAGGGagaagctgctggaagagaatgGCCAGGGGAGTTGGTCCTAGGACAGGATGCAATTAGGGTTATCAAAAAGAAGTGTGACgggatgttgagattgtTG
Protein-coding sequences here:
- a CDS encoding SDR family oxidoreductase (transcript_id=CADANIAT00001165) — its product is MPLVWLITGTSSGFGHEFVTQLLSRGDKVIATARILSRISDLKQLGPDVVTLELDVTASQRELNDKAAEAIQVFGKVDVLVNNAGFVKFGFLEDLSEDDYIKQFKTNVFGPINVARAFLPHFRSQRSGTIVNIGSMSAWETYPGVGPYSASKAALRYATEALSQELGPTGIKTLLVEPGQFRTELLGPSNSVFVETKIPEYQDAANASFGAFRSAHSRQRGDPVKGVARIIDVVKGEGEAAGREWPGELVLGQDAIRVIKKKCDGMLRLLSDWEGFSSSTDV